In Methylovirgula sp., a single genomic region encodes these proteins:
- a CDS encoding lipase family protein produces the protein MTKVAIMRRLLTGLLACALLCPAIASSAVGAYNRCKTRPHINRFDSRLATEYGNLIDLAYQMSGRAAPPHEFTPPYDGLPPEYNFIAWVRMNDFTPRGRIRPKFYGIIVQRKSDPNSFILALRGTNSGIEWFDDFMSIFPVALPGFPGKIGEGFGRIFGSMEVIGADGQPTDKFGHGFVNEFRAAILGKLMRRATRMGANEQAAVLDRVNVEVTGHSLGAALATLYVAANARDRQLRISRIYTFASPLVGNTEFAAAFENLRVDSWRIANPFDVVTVLPAIGYSHVDRLEPVNSGNWVNRTPICLHSMTTYLHLVHPPILLDKSCAWDPTVPGPNIGGHTS, from the coding sequence ATGACGAAAGTAGCTATCATGCGGCGGTTGTTGACCGGGCTGCTGGCCTGCGCACTCCTTTGCCCCGCAATCGCATCATCGGCGGTCGGCGCCTACAACCGTTGTAAAACCAGACCACATATTAATCGGTTCGATTCAAGGCTAGCGACCGAATACGGAAATCTTATAGATCTGGCCTACCAGATGAGTGGTCGCGCAGCGCCGCCACACGAATTCACACCGCCATATGACGGTTTGCCGCCCGAGTATAACTTCATCGCCTGGGTTCGAATGAACGACTTCACCCCTAGAGGAAGAATTAGACCAAAGTTTTATGGCATAATCGTACAAAGAAAATCCGACCCTAATAGCTTCATTCTTGCGCTTCGAGGTACGAACAGCGGAATTGAGTGGTTTGATGATTTTATGTCGATCTTTCCGGTCGCGCTGCCTGGGTTTCCGGGCAAGATAGGAGAAGGGTTCGGGAGAATTTTTGGGTCGATGGAAGTTATCGGTGCCGACGGACAGCCCACGGATAAGTTTGGACACGGCTTTGTCAACGAATTCCGCGCTGCCATTTTAGGTAAGCTGATGCGTCGGGCTACGCGCATGGGCGCCAACGAACAAGCTGCGGTATTAGATCGCGTCAACGTTGAGGTGACCGGCCACAGCCTAGGAGCGGCGCTTGCCACGTTATACGTGGCAGCGAACGCACGTGATAGGCAATTGCGTATCTCGCGAATTTATACCTTTGCGTCCCCCTTGGTAGGCAACACTGAATTTGCCGCCGCATTCGAGAACCTGCGCGTGGATTCATGGCGGATTGCAAATCCTTTCGATGTCGTCACCGTGCTTCCGGCGATAGGTTATAGCCACGTCGATAGGTTGGAGCCCGTGAATTCAGGAAATTGGGTCAATAGAACGCCGATCTGCCTTCATTCGATGACTACTTATCTCCATCTGGTCCATCCGCCGATACTGCTCGATAAGTCTTGCGCGTGGGACCCGACTGTTCCTGGTCCAAATATTGGAGGCCACACGTCTTAG
- a CDS encoding acetoacetate decarboxylase translates to MKISEVRDKAFAMPLNDPAYPKGPYKFYNREFIIITYRTDIEALKEVVPEPLEVAGDTVSYEFIRMPDSTGFGDYTETGQVIPVRFRGADGDLQEGGYVHAMYLDDNSPIAGGREIWGFPKKLATPKISHESETLVCTLHYGSVLCVSASMGYKHREIDHAPLLKALARPNFMIKIIPHVDCTPRICELVRYYVEDVTLKGAWSGPGAIQLFEHALCDVARLPVRGVVSATHYVTDLTLGLGTVVYDYLK, encoded by the coding sequence ATGAAAATCTCCGAAGTTCGCGACAAGGCGTTTGCGATGCCGCTTAACGACCCCGCGTATCCGAAGGGACCCTACAAGTTCTATAACCGCGAGTTCATCATCATCACCTACCGCACAGACATCGAGGCGTTGAAGGAAGTTGTGCCGGAACCACTGGAGGTCGCCGGGGATACGGTCAGCTATGAGTTCATTCGAATGCCGGACTCAACAGGCTTTGGCGACTATACCGAAACCGGCCAAGTTATTCCGGTGCGTTTTCGGGGTGCGGATGGGGACTTGCAAGAGGGCGGCTATGTCCATGCGATGTACCTTGACGACAACTCGCCTATTGCCGGAGGCCGAGAGATCTGGGGTTTTCCAAAAAAGCTCGCGACTCCGAAGATCTCTCATGAGAGCGAGACGCTGGTCTGTACGTTGCACTACGGTTCGGTTCTCTGCGTCAGCGCGTCGATGGGCTACAAGCACCGTGAAATCGATCACGCGCCGCTCCTGAAAGCATTGGCGCGACCCAATTTCATGATCAAAATTATTCCGCACGTGGATTGCACGCCGCGCATTTGCGAGTTGGTAAGATATTACGTTGAAGACGTTACGCTTAAAGGAGCTTGGTCAGGCCCCGGAGCGATTCAACTTTTCGAACACGCACTGTGTGATGTCGCGCGGCTGCCTGTCCGCGGCGTGGTTTCGGCTACGCATTATGTCACCGATCTGACGCTCGGCCTGGGAACCGTTGTGTACGACTACCTGAAATGA
- a CDS encoding TonB-dependent receptor, protein MLISQPNAAAVRRALFVSSSVIALAFSSSALAQVATGQAADQSQSLPEVLVTSPTTVPTPESDVASSIGVITSQQISAQQDRTVPDALSTVPGLNVVQTGGPGGQTSVFLRGTNSNHVKVLIDGIDVSDPSNPNDSFDFGQLLTGDIERIEILRGPQSGLYGSDAIGGVINIVTKKGQGPLKVTGTIEGGSFGTANQTFNASGAHSIFNYAFNISHYLAASTPVTPLNELPPGQQRNNDSYENWTLSTKLGADINEHLTLNYVGRYTDSTYFFTGDGFDPSTGLEAPESTQSLQIDHDFFTRGEAVTSFFDDRLKNYLGINYSDSNSFNASPGTDNEINQGQRLKFDWRSVIAALPGETIVLGADHETETLFQNDPDVDANRNDAGGYAELQSNFYNRFFLVSNVRYDNYDTFGGHVTYRVAPAFIVPQTETKLKASYGTGFKAPTLSELYVNSPAFLFFANPNLQPEESTGYDAGFEQPLFHDRFSFGATYFHNNITNLIDSTDTTYVNIGHAETQGVESFADWAVTDRLHLRTDYTYTRAVDESTGLELQRRPYDKGSITALWTPIDPLTLSGTLIAVSKWVDDFDRNNSNTAPGDFTPGYVVVNVAANYKVDDHVNLFARIDNLLNEHYENPLGFLRPGIGVFGGMRLSAF, encoded by the coding sequence ATGCTCATCTCCCAACCCAACGCCGCGGCGGTGCGCCGCGCGCTTTTTGTTTCGTCAAGCGTCATCGCCCTAGCGTTTTCCTCCTCTGCCTTGGCGCAGGTCGCGACCGGCCAAGCCGCCGATCAGTCGCAATCCCTGCCAGAAGTCCTCGTGACGTCACCGACGACGGTGCCGACGCCAGAGAGCGATGTCGCAAGTAGCATCGGCGTCATCACAAGCCAGCAGATCTCGGCGCAGCAAGACCGCACCGTCCCCGACGCGCTGAGCACTGTCCCCGGCCTCAATGTCGTGCAGACGGGCGGACCGGGCGGCCAGACCTCCGTCTTTCTTCGCGGGACAAATTCGAACCACGTCAAGGTTTTGATCGATGGCATCGACGTCAGCGATCCGAGCAATCCCAATGACTCCTTCGACTTCGGCCAATTGCTGACTGGTGACATTGAGCGCATCGAAATCTTGCGCGGGCCGCAGAGCGGCCTTTACGGCTCGGATGCGATCGGCGGCGTCATCAATATCGTTACCAAGAAGGGCCAAGGCCCGCTCAAGGTGACGGGAACGATCGAGGGTGGCTCATTCGGAACGGCCAACCAGACCTTCAACGCCAGCGGCGCGCACTCGATCTTCAATTATGCATTCAACATCAGCCATTATCTCGCGGCCAGCACGCCGGTGACACCGTTGAACGAGCTTCCACCTGGCCAGCAGCGTAACAATGATTCCTACGAGAATTGGACCCTCTCGACCAAGCTGGGCGCCGACATCAACGAGCACCTGACGCTGAACTATGTCGGCCGTTATACAGATTCCACGTATTTCTTCACCGGCGACGGGTTCGACCCTTCAACCGGGCTGGAAGCTCCGGAGTCAACGCAAAGTCTACAAATTGACCACGACTTTTTCACCCGCGGCGAAGCGGTAACGTCCTTCTTCGACGACCGGCTGAAGAATTATCTCGGCATCAATTATTCGGACTCTAATAGCTTCAATGCCAGCCCCGGCACCGATAACGAAATCAACCAGGGCCAGCGCCTCAAATTCGATTGGCGCAGCGTGATCGCGGCACTGCCGGGCGAAACGATAGTTCTCGGTGCCGACCACGAGACCGAAACGCTCTTCCAGAACGATCCCGACGTCGATGCAAATCGTAATGACGCTGGCGGCTATGCGGAATTGCAGTCAAATTTCTATAATCGCTTCTTCCTCGTCTCGAATGTCCGCTACGACAATTACGACACGTTCGGCGGTCACGTGACCTATCGCGTTGCGCCAGCTTTCATCGTCCCGCAGACAGAGACGAAGCTCAAAGCTAGCTACGGCACCGGTTTCAAGGCACCGACACTGAGCGAACTCTACGTGAATTCTCCGGCCTTCTTGTTCTTCGCCAATCCCAACCTTCAGCCGGAGGAATCGACCGGCTACGACGCCGGTTTCGAGCAGCCTTTATTCCACGACAGGTTCAGCTTCGGGGCGACTTATTTCCACAACAACATCACGAATCTGATCGATTCTACCGACACGACCTACGTAAACATCGGCCATGCCGAAACGCAGGGTGTCGAAAGCTTTGCCGACTGGGCGGTCACCGACCGGCTGCATCTGCGAACGGATTACACCTACACGCGCGCGGTGGATGAATCGACCGGTCTAGAATTGCAGCGCAGACCATATGACAAGGGCAGTATCACCGCGCTCTGGACGCCGATTGATCCTCTTACCTTATCCGGCACTTTGATCGCGGTCAGCAAATGGGTCGACGATTTCGACCGCAACAATTCAAATACAGCGCCGGGGGATTTCACACCGGGTTATGTGGTCGTCAATGTCGCGGCGAATTACAAAGTCGACGACCACGTAAATCTCTTCGCTCGCATCGATAATCTGCTGAACGAGCATTACGAGAACCCGCTCGGCTTCCTGCGTCCGGGTATCGGTGTCTTCGGTGGCATGCGGCTCTCCGCGTTTTAG
- a CDS encoding cytochrome P460 family protein, with amino-acid sequence MRKLTLISVCISAAIAVATVDAAISAQDKYTLKVRNGLAFSEFRGYEDWSVIAISENGGKIAAILGNPAMIGAFKEGVPGNGHGFPNGAKMAKIHWIPKKQDSYPGQPMVPGAQHDVDFMVKDSKRFADSGGWGWAAFEYDAASSTFRLATTADEPPQNNNAKCGFGCHTLVKNKDYVFTEYGMR; translated from the coding sequence ATGAGAAAGCTTACGCTGATCAGTGTCTGCATTTCGGCTGCAATCGCCGTCGCGACGGTCGACGCCGCGATTTCTGCTCAGGACAAGTACACCCTCAAAGTTCGGAACGGTCTCGCATTCTCCGAGTTCAGAGGCTACGAAGACTGGTCGGTGATCGCGATTAGCGAGAACGGAGGCAAGATCGCCGCGATCTTGGGGAATCCGGCGATGATCGGTGCCTTTAAGGAAGGCGTGCCTGGCAATGGTCACGGTTTCCCGAACGGCGCGAAGATGGCAAAAATCCATTGGATTCCGAAAAAGCAGGACTCATACCCTGGTCAGCCAATGGTGCCGGGCGCTCAGCATGACGTCGATTTCATGGTGAAAGATAGCAAGAGGTTTGCGGATAGCGGCGGATGGGGATGGGCCGCGTTTGAGTATGACGCCGCATCTTCTACGTTCAGGCTCGCCACGACAGCGGACGAACCGCCGCAGAATAACAATGCGAAATGTGGGTTTGGCTGCCACACGTTGGTGAAGAACAAAGACTACGTCTTCACGGAGTACGGAATGAGATAA